The nucleotide sequence GCGCGGCCAGCCCGGCCAGCGCGTACGCGTAGCCGTGCGGGACGGTGGCCTGGTTCTCCGCCGCGCCGTGGGTGCCGCCCAGGCTGACGACGAGCAGCGGCACCGCCGGCACGAGGATCCGCCAGCGGCGCCGGCCGTCCCGGGCGCGCTCCACGCCGCCGACGATAAGGCCGGCCGGGGCCGTGGGGCGTCCGCGCCGGGCCGCAAAGCCGGTACGCAGATCTGCGTACCGCGGGGCCGGTCCGGGGCTGACGACCGGTGAGGCCGCAGCCCGAACGATCGACGGCATGGATGCGACGATCGTGAGCACGCGGCGGCTCACCAAGACCTTCGGCCCGCGCACGGCGGTCGACGCCGTGGACCTGACCGTCCGCCGCGGCGAGGTGTACGGCTTCCTCGGCCCGAACGGCGCCGGCAAGACGACCACCCTGCGGATGCTGCTCGGCCTGATCCGGCCGACGTCCGGGACCGCGACCGTGCACGGGCTCACCCCCGGGGACCCGGCCGCGGTGGCGCGGACCGGCGCGCTGGTCGAGGGGCCGGGCTTCTACCCGTACCTGTCCGGGCGGGAGAACCTGCGGGTGCTGGCCCGCTACCAGGGGCTGGCCGACCGCGAGGTCGACCGGGTGCTGGAGCGGGTCGACCTGACCGACCGCGGCGGCGACAAGTTCAAGGCGTACTCGCTGGGGATGAAACAGCGGCTCGGCGTGGCCGCGGCGCTGCTCGGCGACCCGGACCTGCTGGTGCTGGACGAGCCGACCAACGGGCTCGACCCGGCCGGGATGGCCGACATGCGCGCGCTGGTCGTGGACGTCGCCGCCGGCGGGCAGACCGTGCTGCTGTCCAGCCACCTGCTGGCCGAGGTCCAGGAGATCTGCGACCGGGTCGGGATCATCGCCGGCGGCAGACTGCTGGTGGAGTCGACCGTGGCCGAGCTGCGCGGCGCGACCGGCATCCGGCTGGTGGCCCGGCCGCTGGACCGGGCGCTGGCGGTGGCGATGCGGGTGGCCGGCGACGACAACGTCGAGGTCGTCGACGGCGAGCTGCGGCTGGCTGTGCCGGCCGGCACGGCGCCGGAGCTGGCCCGCGCGCTGGTCGCCGCGGACGTCGACATCACCGCCCTGCACAGCGTCGAGCGCTCGCTCGAAGAGGTCTTCTTCGACCTGACCCGTACGGCTACTCCCGAGGAGGTCGCGGCATGACCGCCACCCTGACCCACGACCGGCTCTCCCCCACGATCCCGCTGGCCCGCAGTGCCCGGGCCGAGCTGCGCCGGCTGCTGCGCTGGCCGGTCAGCTGGGTCCTGCTGGGCGTCTGGATCCTGCTCAACCTGCTGTTCACGTACGTCTTCGACTGGATCAGCTACCGCACCGGCGACGCGACCGGGCCGGCCGACTCGGTGTCGACGATCGACGGCCTGCTGCCGCACGCGATCCCGGACGTGCTCACCCAGGGGATGCCGCTGTTCGGCGGCGCGCTGGTCACGATCCTCGGCGCCCTCGCCGTCGGCAGCGGGTACGGCTGGGGCACCTGGAAGACCGTCTGGACGCAGGGCCCGTCCCGGGTCGCGTCCTTCGGCGGCACCCTGGTCGCGCTGCTCGTGCTCGTGGCCGGGCTGGTGCTGCTGACCGTCGGCATCGACCTCGGCATGTCCTCGGTGATCGCGCTGGTCGAGGGCCAGGCCGGGGCCGGCCTGCCGGAGCTCGGCGCGCTGGCCACCTCCACCGGCGCGGCCGTGCTGATCCTGGGCATGTGGGCGGCGCTGGGCACGGCGATCGGCGTGCTGTCCCGCAGCCCCGCGCTGGCCGCCGGGCTCGGCCTGGTCTGGTCCCTGGTCGTGGAGCAGCTGCTGCGCGGGGTGGCGAACGCGCTGCCGGCCATCGAGGGCGTGACCAACCGGCTGCCGGGCGCCTCGGCGGGCTCGCTGGCCGGGGCGGTCGGGGCCCGGCCGGTCTCCGACGGCGGCGCACCCGGCGTGCTCACCGCGCTGTCCGGCGTCGCGGCGACCAGTTGGACCGTCGGCTACCTGGTCCTCGGCGTCGCGGTCGCACTGGCCGTGGTGGCCCGGCGCGACCTGCTCTGAGCACCGGCCACGGCCACCGCGACGAGCGTGAGCACGACCGCGACGTAGGTCAGCACCCCGGGCCGGCCCGCCGGCCCGGGGCTGACCAGGTCGATGAGAACGCCGCCGGCGAGCTGGCCGGCGACGAGCAGCAGGCCCAGCCGCAGCACCCCGAGGGTGCGGACGGCCAGGATGGCGGAGGCGATGTAGCCGATGCCGAGCACGCCCCCGGCGTAGACCCACAGCGCCGGGGGCCAGTGCTCGTCCGGGCCGTGCCCGCTGCCGGCGACCCCGGCGTACACGACCAGCAGCAGGATCATCCCGGCGGTGAAGTTGATCGTGGTGGCCAGCACGGCCTCGCCGGTGGCCCGCTGCACCCGCCCGTTCAGGGCCTGCTGGACCGAGCCCATCGCGCCGGCGATCGTCGCGGCGACCAGGATGGCGGCCACCACGCCCCCGGAGACGTCCCCGCCGCCGTGCCCGAGCCGGATGATCACCACCGCGACGACCGCGAG is from Mycobacteriales bacterium and encodes:
- a CDS encoding ATP-binding cassette domain-containing protein, producing MDATIVSTRRLTKTFGPRTAVDAVDLTVRRGEVYGFLGPNGAGKTTTLRMLLGLIRPTSGTATVHGLTPGDPAAVARTGALVEGPGFYPYLSGRENLRVLARYQGLADREVDRVLERVDLTDRGGDKFKAYSLGMKQRLGVAAALLGDPDLLVLDEPTNGLDPAGMADMRALVVDVAAGGQTVLLSSHLLAEVQEICDRVGIIAGGRLLVESTVAELRGATGIRLVARPLDRALAVAMRVAGDDNVEVVDGELRLAVPAGTAPELARALVAADVDITALHSVERSLEEVFFDLTRTATPEEVAA
- a CDS encoding ABC transporter permease → MTATLTHDRLSPTIPLARSARAELRRLLRWPVSWVLLGVWILLNLLFTYVFDWISYRTGDATGPADSVSTIDGLLPHAIPDVLTQGMPLFGGALVTILGALAVGSGYGWGTWKTVWTQGPSRVASFGGTLVALLVLVAGLVLLTVGIDLGMSSVIALVEGQAGAGLPELGALATSTGAAVLILGMWAALGTAIGVLSRSPALAAGLGLVWSLVVEQLLRGVANALPAIEGVTNRLPGASAGSLAGAVGARPVSDGGAPGVLTALSGVAATSWTVGYLVLGVAVALAVVARRDLL
- a CDS encoding DMT family transporter, whose amino-acid sequence is MGAARGATGLAFVGGALFALQTRVNGELGDRSGSPFWAAVVSFGSGLILLAIVVAVVPRLRAATERAWRDRLPWWTYLGGIGGATLVVVSSIAVPKVGVATFTVGVVAGQAIGGLIVDRAGLGPGGAQPLSVPRTAGAALAVVAVVIIRLGHGGGDVSGGVVAAILVAATIAGAMGSVQQALNGRVQRATGEAVLATTINFTAGMILLLVVYAGVAGSGHGPDEHWPPALWVYAGGVLGIGYIASAILAVRTLGVLRLGLLLVAGQLAGGVLIDLVSPGPAGRPGVLTYVAVVLTLVAVAVAGAQSRSRRATTASATATPRTR